The stretch of DNA acaatatctacctgtatagatccatatgatgatcccacacaataccggagcattgcaggtgcactacagtacctaactatcacgagaccagatttatcctttgcagttaatctgctttgtcagcacatgcatgctccaaccactgcacactgggaacaactgaaacgtgtgttaaggtatgttaaaggtactatgtctttgggtctgcgattgcgaaagtcaagttcaggtgagcttcatgcattctcggattctgactgggctggttgtcctacggatagaaagtctactagtgggcatgctgtgtttcttggaaccaatctagtgtcctgggtatgcaagaaacaaaggactgttgctcgatcttctactgaagcagagtacaaggctcttgcagatgtatgtgctgaagttctgtggatcctctctttgctgcgagaaataggaatttcacctcttccagtgcccaaactttggtgtgacaatcttggagctacttatatgtgtgctaatcctatttttcatgctcgcacaaagcatgtcgaaattgattatcactttgtgagagacagagtggctgcaggagacattcaggtgcactttatttctactaaggatcagctagctgatattttcaccaagttactcgcaggtccccggttctgcttcttacgtgacaagctacaggttacttccgtaccatccgcttgagggggagtattaggactctacataatagagtcatactataagtctcagtcctagtttacttatgattctcagtcctagtttacttatgattctcttgtatatatactcttgtattcctacagtcaTATTtagtgaactctaatacaaacataattgttctcatccataccatattactttaatttatttttttaaaaaaaaaagaataagaagtGCTTGAATTTAAATTCCTTTAAAAGGAATTGACGTATATTTTTAAAGGGTAAATCAACGTTTTAGCCCCTCAAATGTGGCCAAACTGTCAATGTTGCCCTTTAACTCGGTATTCATCGATTTAGTCCCTGAAAATAACTGTTTTTGGTCACATAACTCCATCCGGCCAATTTCCGGCGAAGGCTCCGATTTGGCAGGGGTAAGTTAGTCTTTTCCTCTCTTCAGTTCTCCCTCCCTCTTCATTTTGCTCCGAAATAGAGCTCCTATTGGCAAGAGCTCCTCCATTGGAGCTACCCAGCTTGTGATAAGAGAACTCAACGACCGAGCAATTCGCTTCTCTAATAAACAGAAGGGACACTCGCTTTTCTTCTCCGGGGTTGCATCACCTAGAGGcataaaattatacaaaaatcaAACTCCCGACGCAAAATTTAGGGCAAAAAATAGGAAACAAACAAAACAGACGGAGAACTTACAGGAGGAGGAATGAAGGGATTTGAGACAAAAATTTGCGAGAGGAGGGGTGTAGGTGAGGCACTGGAGGACGGAATTGAGATAGCAGGTGTTGCCGAGGTTTCTGAGCCCTACAGAATTGAGATAGCAGGTGTTGCCGAGGTTTCTGAGCCCTACAAGAGGACTGGATTTGCGTTTGTGGCTGAGGAGACTCGGCTGCCAAGTCATTTGCAGAACGGCCATCAACGACGTGAtttcgccgccgccgcctcatTGGATGGAGCGCCCCGCCGTGGCCGCTGCAGCCCCCACCAGCAGAGTCTCATAGCCTACCCTCCGCTTCCTATACAACACAAACCTTATACGTATAAACTTCTATTCCTCTTTCAACCGCAGATTCGGAGGTTTAATTGTGGTTTATAATCACAGTATATTTTGGATATATCTGTATTTTTTGAGGTTTTTGTTTGTGTGCGCGAGAGAGCGAGCGAGGGAGCGAGATTTGTAaagggaagaaaagaaaagagggaAAACGAGGGAGTGAACTGAAGAAGAGAAGTAGAGGAGGAAAGCGAAAGCCCCCACCCAACCCCCAAAGAGGCGTGTCGTTATTTTTGTCCAAATCACTTTTCGGAAATCACCATCCTCTGCTCGTTGCAGCCCCTGTACTCGCCGGAAATCGCCATCCACCGCCGCCCATACGCGTCATCGCCGGAGTAAAACTCAACCACTACCATCGAGCTCTGTCGATCTGCTGCTGTTCGCCGTCGCTAATCTGTCTCTCGTGCTGCCGCCGACGCCATCAGCTCGCCGAAGGAGATGAAGACACCACTGGAGCTGCCACCTCCTGTTCGCCGCCGCCGGACTGCCTCGCCATTGCCGCCTGGTTCGTCGTCCGCCAGCCAACAAAACGcgaagagagagggagagagccGCTGGAACAGAATTAATGAACTGATTTCTTGATGAGTTTTCCCTTCTTTGCAATGCTGCACGAAACCCTTGAGTTGACCACAAAATGAAGAGGAGGGAGGactgaagaaaggaaaagaccaACTTACCCCTGCTAAATCGGAGCATTCGCCGGAAATTGGCCCGATGGAGTTATGTGACCAAAAACAGTTATTTTCAGGGACTAAATTGATGAATACCGAGTTAAAGGGCAACATTGACAGTTTGGCCACATTTGAGGGACTAAAACGTTGATTTacccatttttaaattttgttgtttagttagagaaaaagtattattagaaataattagtatatataaatattcaaacaCCCCTACATAATaaatgtatctaattgtaatatTGTTCATCCATTAAGATCACTTTTTTCTTCCCAAATGATGATGGATATAGAGTACCAAGGATACCAATGAAATTCTAattctatatacatatatatatatatatatatatatatatatatatatatatatataggatcccGTTCAAATGCGtgctggccgcccaggagagaaatgcggacgaatcacagcgcgccacgtgtccggaatgtagttgcacgtcatgttataactaggtgcacgtcatgttataactaggtgcacgtcatgttataactaggtgcacataggtgcacccaggtgcataaatgttaacaaggtaaattacttgcacctacaagtgaaaataggtgcacacgtgcaagtaaaatgtgttacaagtgcaagtaaattgtacaatgagcatcaatactaagtgcacctaatgttataactaggtgcacctaatgctataactaggtgcacataggttgcaactaggtgcataaatgttaacaaagtaaattacttgcacaagtgcaagtaaaatgtattgcagatgcaagtaaaatgtattacaggtgcaagtgaattgtacaatgagcatcaatactaagtgcacctaatgttataactaggtgcacctaatgttataactaggtgcaacctatgttataactaggtgcaactaggttgcacccaggtgcatgaatattaacaaggtaaattacttgcatttgtaagtaaaagtatttgcgaaaatatgtacatgaatattaataaggtaaattacttgcacttgtcagtaaaataggtgcgaaaataggtgcacttgtaagtgaaactaggtgcaccaaagttacaggtatttacgaaaatgccaccgtgtcatttttttttaaaattgcatctgattcgttgatctgtacacgtggacggctgtggagcgttctcatttcttacctgggcggcagttcgcatgggaatgcatccctatatatatagttgcactctcgtgcgaactctcgcccaggtagaaaatgagaacgctccacagccgtccacgtgtccggATCAAAaaatcagatgcaatttaaaaaaaatgacgcggtggcattttcataaataactagaactttggtgcacctagtttcacttaaaagtgcacctagtttcacttacaagtgcacctattttcgcacctattttcacttacaaatgcgagtaatttaccttgttaatattcatgcatctattttcgcaaatactttcacttacaaatgcaagtaatttaccttgttaatattcatgcacctggtgcaacctaggtgcacctagttataacattaggtgcacctagttataacattaggtgcacttagtattgatgcttagtgtacaattcacttgcatctgtaatacatttatttgcatctgcaatacattttatttgcacttgtgcaagtaattcactttgttaacattcatacacctaggtgcaacctatgtgcacctagttataacattaagtgcacctagttataacattaggtgcacttagtattgatgcttattgtacaatttacttgcacctgtaatatattttacttgcacgtgtgcacctattttcacttacaggtgcaagtaatttaccttgttaacatttatgcacctgggtgcacctatgtgcacctagttataacattacgtgcacttagttataacgttatgtgcaactacattccggacacgtgacgcgctgtgattcgtccgcatttctctcatgggcggccagtacgcacctgaacgcgatcctatatatatatatatatatatatatatatatatatatatatatatatatataagttacaTTAACTATGTAAAATCAAATCATATTATACAAATTTTGgtaaaaaatttagtttatataggaatattttcaagatttttgttggttttataACTCTCGATTGGTTGCCAGCTGGTCAACACAATCATTCGATTGAATATGTTTGTGACTAAGAACAAGTAATAAGAATGCAAAGTGAGATTAGACTAATAAATTTTGTGTAATTGCTTTAAGCTTTTGGAATTTTTAGGTCCTTTTTACACCCTCGAAAGAgtatttatacataaatactCCACCTGCAATATAAAAGAAGATTCCTTACAAATTCAGCCCATCCCACCTTTCTAAATTATAGAATAACATGTCTAAAATACAATAAGAAAGTAGCATAGATTAAGTAACACATCTCTAAAAACAATTTAGGTAAGGACTTCAAACTCTCACCAAATCAATTTCCTTTTATGCCCAATCCTTGAGGCACTCCAACAATGACAACCTCAAGTCCAAGTGGGGGGCTAGTGGTCTAAGCAGTCTCTTATAGCCCGACTTGATCGACCACCTTAGGGGTGACTGCCCGAGTGCTAATACCCCCTCCCCTCGCCCACCAAACATCTAGTTTCTCACTTTCTTGTGGCTCGAAGAGCCCACGACACAAGAATGTAGTGAGAAAAATGATGTTCAACCACTTCCTCGCGCCTTAGAGGTAACCCCATGCTCAGCGCTCTGCCACTTTGGCTGACCAAGTAAGTCCCCTTCCTTTTTAAGTAGTCAATCTGTTTTGCCAGGTTACTGAGTGGTTAGCCTATCTAGTCTGGCCACAAACTCCTTGACGGTTTCTTGTTCTGACTGTCCAGCTACACACCTCTTCAATTTATGTTGCATTAAATGAACCATTAATGCGCCAACATGACTTTTTGTAACGTCAAATCGCGCCCACTTGTGCTACCAGCCGTTAGATGTTCCCTCATGTCATCATCTAATGTCTGGTCCTCGCCTATAAATACCAACATGCTTATTCCATTTCAACTTTTTAGCATTCAAGCATTTCAAAGCACTCCTAAGTAAGTACATGGTCAGACCATCCAAAAATCAACTGCTCTCTCCACCTTAGCACTCCACCCCATCTTTGTACTCCTAAGTGAGCCTTAATGTTTTCTTCTTTCACCGCCACTGGTTTAGCCGACTCCTCTTAcacttcttcctcctccaactCTANCTCCTCCAACTCTAATGGCTCTCCTCGCACATCTCAAACCGATCAGCTTGGTATTACTAACCACCAGTGGCTTCTTGATCATACCtattttttactatattttcCCCATACTTTTGCTtattttgtgcataaaatgcTGTGTTTAATAGGGAAATTGAACTAACTAATGTGCCTTTATATATAGTTTCTCTGAATTTCACAATAATGGGAAGAAGAAGCAACTTGGAGAAAAAGTGACCAATTTAGAGGTAAAAAGTGCATGGAAAGGAAGCTAAGGTCACTTGGAGGTCATACGGGAAGAGAACAAACGAAAATGATCAGAATAATATCGTGGCACGGTTTTGCTCTTTTGGTCAAGAAATTGCTTTACCTTTTTTCAAAAGGGATAAATTCTCTTATTTTTGCATATTTGATTCATAATGTGATTGTGGATTTCTTCTATTTTGCATAGGTAAGTGTATATTGTCTTGTTTTATATTATTGCTTTATGATGTCTTTCTTTAATGCTATTGCTTTATTGTCTGAGATGATGCGTGAGTAATCCTATTTAGGACTTGGGATTAAAGTTAACATGAGATTCTAATGCCTATTTGGTGTTTATTGCATAAAAAGGGTAAAACCCAATCTAGGGTTCTAAATATTGTGGGAGATCCTTTATATTCTTGTGTTAAGGTGTGGTGTAGAGCAACTTTGACTCTAATCTTGTTGGGTTGACATTTCCAAAGCCCCATCTCACAACCTATCTTTTTCCTCTACAAAAACTAGGGAATTTTAGTGACTAAATTGCCCCCAGGCCGCCTAAACGCTCTGTTACTAAATAACTTTTGGTCGATGTTTTTTTAGACTTTTCTTATCGGCCGGCCACCTCCACCCATAATCCTAACCATCCCTATCTACTATGGTATTCGACTCTCATGTCAAGACACTAACTTGGGTTGTGAGCCGCACAGACCCCACGCTGGCCGGGTAGCGTAGTACACCAACTCCTTTGCTAACCTATCTTGCCAAGAATACAAAATCATTGAGTTgaccttcattttttttttgaaaacgagttgatgataagcaccaagaatagcacttataaggggtctttattagattaaaatcgCATCGTTTTggcatccaattacaacaattgcatgcatttcagctcaaatgcgatcagtttcctctaacaacatttctagaaagagttttgaagcattttacaggttggagagggatttgaagctaaaatggagcaaaaagATGAACAAGCCAACATGCAGTAACGCCCCACGccgcctcacacgcgtgtggctgggcgtggaatcattccagagagcctccacgccactcacacgcgtgtgaacaagcgtggtcgggccaagggttaTTTTGGGaaacttttccttttctttgtcacctatataaatcccttttgtccAAAACCTAAAGGAGAGAacttagatcagaaaattgatagaataggatagttagatctagagggttttctcccctcttgggggaaaattcctttcattCATAGATAGANCTCCTCCAACTCTAATGGCTCTCCTCGCACATCTCAAACCGATCAGCTTGGTATTACTAACCACCAGTGGCTTCTTGATCATACCtattttttactatattttcCCCATACTTTTGCTtattttgtgcataaaatgcTGTGTTTAATAGGGAAATTGAACTAACTAATGTGCCTTTATATATAGTTTCTCTGAATTTCACAATAATGGGAAGAAGAAGCAACTTGGAGAAAAAGTGACCAATTTAGAGGTAAAAAGTGCATGGAAAGGAAGCTAAGGTCACTTGGAGGTCATACGGGAAGAGAACAAACGAAAATGATCAGAATAATATCGTGGCACGGTTTTGCTCTTTTGGTCAAGAAATTGCTTTACCTTTTTTCAAAAGGGATAAATTCTCTTATTTTTGCATATTTGATTCATAATGTGATTGTGGATTTCTTCTATTTTGCATAGGTAAGTGTATATTGTCTTGTTTTATATTATTGCTTTATGATGTCTTTCTTTAATGCTATTGCTTTATTGTCTGAGATGATGCGTGAGTAATCCTATTTAGGACTTGGGATTAAAGTTAACATGAGATTCTAATGCCTATTTGGTGTTTATTGCATAAAAAGGGTAAAACCCAATCTAGGGTTCTAAATATTGTGGGAGATCCTTTATATTCTTGTGTTAAGGTGTGGTGTAGAGCAACTTTGACTCTAATCTTGTTGGGTTGACATTTCCAAAGCCCCATCTCACAACCTATCTTTTTCCTCTACAAAAACTAGGGAATTTTAGTGACTAAATTGCCCCCAGGCCGCCTAAACGCTCTGTTACTAAATAACTTTTGGTCGATGTTTTTTTAGACTTTTCTTATCGGCCGGCCACCTCCACCCATAATCCTAACCATCCCTATCTACTATGGTATTCGACTCTCATGTCAAGACACTAACTTGGGTTGTGAGCCGCACAGACCCCACGCTGGCCGGGTAGCGTAGTACACCAACTCCTTTGCTAACCTATCTTGCCAAGAATACAAAATCATTGAGTTgaccttcattttttttttgaaaacgagttgatgataagcaccaagaatagcacttataaggggtctttattagattaaaatcgCATCGTTTTggcatccaattacaacaattgcatgcatttcagctcaaatgcgatcagtttcctctaacaacatttctagaaagagttttgaagcattttacaggttggagagggatttgaagctaaaatggagcaaaaagATGAACAAGCCAACATGCAGTAACGCCCCACGccgcctcacacgcgtgtggctgggcgtggaatcattccagagagcctccacgccactcacacgcgtgtgaacaagcgtggtcgggccaagggttaTTTTGGGaaacttttccttttctttgtcacctatataaatcccttttgtccAAAACCTAAAGGAGAGAacttagatcagaaaattgatagaataggatagttagatctagagggttttctcccctcttgggggaaaattcctttcattCATAGATAGAATAGAttaagggcaagaaggaagattgagattcaagatcaaggttgtaaggcCCCCTTTtccaaggggtggtaaccattctctttaatttctaattcaatacttgtttctttgaattccctttcccttttcttgtttcttaatatgctagagtagattagaaaggggattggtggccccatggtagatctatgtggatgtttaatattattgctataatttgtgaattgcttgcttgttggatgttgaacttgtgtggatgatgttctttaagctttgtgccttttgtggccacattaggtagcaaacccaaaggaagtgagtgtgcgcgcgatagcggccacccacgagtctcactcacccacatctccgctcttagttcgaaagaacaagatccgagaggagtggtagacaaagtgttcgatgaaatgccccaaccgaatgaggatgtgagagtccaaagtgtgacgccacttggtagtgtgccatgaactccctagtctattccacaacttgcattcacaaaaccaaccaaagataaaccacatggaaaaacctaaagccccaatctccactttacttttctttactatACTCAACCTTTTATTAACCTTCCCCTcataccaatgaatccaactcctagccattcccgtaactcttttccttcaacttcTTAGATGCCATcacacccattcgattcccattcgtcatccttgagagacacgacactcggggagtcttgactcttcgttttaccacataCACATTCACACcttcacctcccactaaattacaTCCTGTCAGTTGACCTTGATAGTGAGTTGGGTCTAAATGTCTAATGAATTaaatctacaaatataataagagtaaataaagTTAGTCCCCTAAcgggaatttaaaaaaaaaaagttggtgtaattgtttgatgaaatgaatggttcatattattttgattttaatatttttttaaataattttccttcttaccatctattatattattttcttcccttaaataaccccaCATTCCGTTTGTATAAACTTTATTAGTAATTGAATAttccattaattatttattattcttaacttactcattaatttttataataaaggTTTTAAGTTCGAACTccatcccaatcagagttgacataatatataaaatttaacataaactttAGTCAAATAATTAGCCCGACTAaatacatagcattcaaagttgagcatcaaagattaTAAATCAGGTTaagttcaaaaagaaaaaaaaacaagtttagtttaagtttttcttttcttttcgtgtaattaatctttttttgattatttagaacgagactaaatatttcaattatatttttgtattattggAATAATTTCGGTCattatgatattaatatttttttgtatgtatttctataatggtacacttgtacattttttttgtgAAGAGGAGGGATCCAAAGGTCCCGGTAATTGGCGTCTTCTACTAGTAGCCACACTATGAGAGTCTTGAACCAGGAGCTCTCTTACAACTTCCGGGGGGTCATCGAGCATAGTAGTTCCCCAGGTTGTCTCTTGACCCAAATTCGCCAGGAGATATGCACATTGGTTGCCTTCCCGGAAGACATGAGTGACCTCTATGTATTGGAAATGATCCATGAGGTACAAACAATTGGCAATCAATGTATTTGCCATGGAGAAAGATTCTGAACGTGATTCCAAAGCTTGCTTTAGTGATTCCGAATCAGTTTATGCTATGATTTTGTCGAAGCCCCGATATTTCGCGACCTTAAGCCCTTCTCTAAAACCCCAAAGTTCCGCAATGAAACAGTTGGTTGTGCCAATGTTGGAAATAAAGCCCACGATCCACTGCCTTGTGTGGGGACGCCCGCACTCGCCAATCCTGAGCTTGTTCTTTTCGCGCCATCTGTGTTAATTTTCAATAGCCCAAGTGGTGGAGGAGACCATGAAACCCAACGCTGTATTGCCGTACCAGGTCCTTTGTGATTAAGAAGCAACCTTTTTGCCTCTTTCGCTCCAATAAATGCACGTCGCAATATTTCTGAAGGTGGAGTCCAAGTGCCATTGAAGGAGATATCATTTCTTGCTAGCCAAATATTCCACAATAGGTATGGGAAAAGGATCTTCCAACTGCAACCAGTGATCGTCTTCCCATTGTTGGAGCATGCATGCTTAACCCAACTTCCCACGAGAGATGATTTGTGAGGTTGAAGTCATTACGCACCAACGCTAGGACCCAGCAATCCGCTGCGAGGTCACACTGTCTGAAGAGGTGATCCATCGTCTCGTCGTTCACGCCACAGCACGGGCAGGTGGCGGTGTTTGAGAGACCTCTTCTTTGTCGTTCGGCATTCGTCATCAATCCGTTCCTTAAGATTTTCCAAAGGAAGATCTTAATTTTCTCTGTATAGTTGATCCGCCACAACCATTAGAAATCTTCCTGTTCTTCTTCAGACCCTACAATGAAGAAGTAAGCAGAAGAAACAGAGACCATACATGTGTTTGAGTGTGGCCAACCGACTGCGTCCTCTCTTGAGTCCGTGACTGGAATCGGAATTGCCCATATTTTATCCACCGTTGAAGCCGGGAGGTATTGATTTAGCGCCGCGACATTCCAGGTTCGGTTGGCGGAGATGAAGTCTTGGACCTAGATGTTGTTACTGTTCGCCGGAATGGTAGAATCGGTAATGTTGTGAAGTGGGCCACCCTCTGTCCACCGGTCATGCAAGAATCTGATGGTGTCTCCTTTGCCAACTTGCCAACGGATTCCTTCTGCCAGAATATTCCTTCCCTTCAAAATACTTCTCCAACCCCACGAGCTAGTATTACTTGCTT from Ipomoea triloba cultivar NCNSP0323 chromosome 7, ASM357664v1 encodes:
- the LOC116025384 gene encoding uncharacterized protein LOC116025384, with amino-acid sequence MDQEFNALLQNQTWCLVPPTASMNIIGCKWVFRTKRKADGSVERYKARLVAKGFKQVPGQDFFDTFSPADVSLFYYSRGSATVYLLVYVDDILVMSNEHGALEALLSKLSSTFKIRDLGEPGFFLGIETVKCADGVLLSQRRYMTDILKRAGMTDCKPVSTPTTTSKTISTCIDPYDDPTQYRSIAGALQYLTITRPDLSFAVNLLCQHMHAPTTAHWEQLKRVLRYVKGTMSLGLRLRKSSSGELHAFSDSDWAGCPTDRKSTSGHAVFLGTNLVSWVCKKQRTVARSSTEAEYKALADVCAEVLWILSLLREIGISPLPVPKLWCDNLGATYMCANPIFHARTKHVEIDYHFVRDRVAAGDIQVHFISTKDQLADIF